The genome window ACCAGCCTGGACTGATGATACTTGTGTTAAAAGGATTAAATTTAAACATGCCAAGTAATGGCTTATGCGTACTTCAGATACGCAAGTCTGTACTTGGAGGTAGTATTACAAACTAAAGCTGAAGATGCTTTTAAGTTTTGCTTTCACTTTGTCTCGCATCGAGAAATTAAATGTTCTTCTGTCTGATTCTAGATCTCTTAGTACAAATTTTGGGTGCCGTAACGGAAATTCTATTTCCTGTTCAATAAGTTGAGCCTTTTTCTCATGTGAATTGAAGGTATGTGTGGCATCTTCTCCGAAGCCTATATTTCGAACCAGATTTACTTCGGGCACGATACAAAGCCCTGAATTACTATGTACTGTAAACTGCCACTGGTAATCCCATACATCGCCTTTCTGTATATGTGTATAGGTTTTCTCTAGTAACCCTAGCCGATAAGCTTTCTCAATTTTGTTAAGGTATAAGCCATCCAGGTAACCTTTCTGTTTTAGTTCAGGGTAGTTAGGGATATTGATGTCAAACAGCTTCCAGGCTCGACGCCATGTAGCCCAGCCCCAGGCATTTACATTGTTTGAGAAGTAGTAAGAGTAATCACTGTCACGGCGCCAGCCTTCCAGGTAATTGTTGCCACCTATATGCATAATGCGCGTGTCGTTTTTATACTTCTCCAGTATTTCCTGGCAGAACCAGAAGAAGCTTTTAGAAGGCACACAATCATCTTCAAGTATAATACCTGCCTCTTCGCTATCAAAAAACCAGGATATGGCTGTAGCTGGTGCTACCCCACAACCTAAATTCTTCTCCTGAAATAGCGTTTTAACTTCACATTCCCAGTCTACCTGTTCTACTATGCGGCGCGCAGAACTACATTTTTCTTGGTCAGTAGGTACATGCGGTCTTGGGCCATCAGCGGCAACATATAATTTCGCAGGCCTTAGCTGCCTGATACGATCGAATACTTTTTGAGTAGTATGTGCCCTGTTAAATATGATCAGTAATACGGGTGTCTGCAGGGTGTTGAGTGTAGTGTTACTCATAAGATTAGTATAGTACGTATATATAGGTGTTGTACTAGATTCAGTAAATTTGGATACAGATTAATGAGAAATTAATCTTTGTTTTATTGCTTGTAGAGTAGCTTTTCTACGTCTTACGAAGGCAAGTAGATAACTTGTTCTTTCATTATGCTCTTCTTCCAGGGCTACAATTGCCCAGCCCAACACACCGTAGAAGAAAGGAGGCAGTATGTAAGAGATACCAAATACAAACCCGCTCAATACGAACGATAGAAGCATGATCTGGTTATTAGTAAGCATAGGCATTCGTAGACCTCTCCAGATGCCATAAACTGCCTGTAGTAAGTATAAGAACAGGCCCATCAAGCCAATATAGAAAAGCACATCTACATAAAAGCTATGAAAGAAGTGCCCATGACCATCTTCAAAAACAGGTTTATCAATATCATCCCGGTAAAACTGGATAGGAAGTTCAAATCCTTCGAAGCGCATACCTAGAAACAAATTCTCTTTTATAAAGGGTAAGTAAGACATCCATTGGATGTAACGCCAGCTGCCTGTTCCTTGCTTATCAAAATTCTCAATGTCAGAGAAGTTATCCATTATCTTCACTATCACCTCTGGGTGCATCGAGAAAATGAATGCACTACTGGCTATGGCTCCACCAAGGATTATTGTAGCTATAGGTAAAATTTTACCAAGTGTTATGGGAGTTTCTGTTTTAAATCGGAACAAAAGGTAGTAGATAACTAAAACAACTGCCGTTGAAATCCAAACTGTTCTGTGCTGGAAGAAGAATATAGATAGTAGCACAAAGAAAGCCATCCCCAAACTGTATAATCTAGGCTTAGTGAAATACTCTGTTACGAAATACAGGAATGGAATAACCAGCATGTAAACAGAAGTGGAATGAACACCTCGTTCATGTTGGGTAAATGACGATAAACTTAATGCGCTAGGGTTAACAATTAAAACATTCAGCCAAAAGCCTATTAAAATAAAATAAACTATATGGGAGAATTTGAGATAGTAATTCCCTTTATAAAATGTGTAAGTAAAAAAAGAGAAGTAAAAAATTAATACTTTGAGAAAAACATGCGGATAAATGAAGAAAGAATTATACTTATAATATGACTCAAAGACTAACCCAAATACATAACAGGTAGTGACGAAAAATGCGAAACGCATAGGTGGCGACATACGCTGGAAATGTATCGCACTGTATAAAAATGCAATTCCAGCAAGCCCCTTCATA of Pontibacter deserti contains these proteins:
- a CDS encoding O-antigen ligase family protein, giving the protein MKLNYTFLFVIPLASIFLLDNMFMELAAPHNVDQQGAIFNIFMKGLAGIAFLYSAIHFQRMSPPMRFAFFVTTCYVFGLVFESYYKYNSFFIYPHVFLKVLIFYFSFFTYTFYKGNYYLKFSHIVYFILIGFWLNVLIVNPSALSLSSFTQHERGVHSTSVYMLVIPFLYFVTEYFTKPRLYSLGMAFFVLLSIFFFQHRTVWISTAVVLVIYYLLFRFKTETPITLGKILPIATIILGGAIASSAFIFSMHPEVIVKIMDNFSDIENFDKQGTGSWRYIQWMSYLPFIKENLFLGMRFEGFELPIQFYRDDIDKPVFEDGHGHFFHSFYVDVLFYIGLMGLFLYLLQAVYGIWRGLRMPMLTNNQIMLLSFVLSGFVFGISYILPPFFYGVLGWAIVALEEEHNERTSYLLAFVRRRKATLQAIKQRLISH
- a CDS encoding nucleotide-diphospho-sugar transferase: MSNTTLNTLQTPVLLIIFNRAHTTQKVFDRIRQLRPAKLYVAADGPRPHVPTDQEKCSSARRIVEQVDWECEVKTLFQEKNLGCGVAPATAISWFFDSEEAGIILEDDCVPSKSFFWFCQEILEKYKNDTRIMHIGGNNYLEGWRRDSDYSYYFSNNVNAWGWATWRRAWKLFDINIPNYPELKQKGYLDGLYLNKIEKAYRLGLLEKTYTHIQKGDVWDYQWQFTVHSNSGLCIVPEVNLVRNIGFGEDATHTFNSHEKKAQLIEQEIEFPLRHPKFVLRDLESDRRTFNFSMRDKVKAKLKSIFSFSL